A part of Corynebacterium lactis RW2-5 genomic DNA contains:
- the mraY gene encoding phospho-N-acetylmuramoyl-pentapeptide-transferase — translation MIQLILSGAIAFLVSVFLTPVLIRKFSAEGLGQEIREEGPKSHFRKRGTPTMGGIAIIVGVLAGYFVSHVVTFIQTGVGPSASGLLVLFLMLAMGGLGFADDFIKLYKGRNLGLNKTAKLLGQLAAALVFGMLLLQFPDATGLTPGSTNLSLTRDISILNLAPGPVWIGMIVFLVFVYIVIAAWTNAVNLTDGLDGLAAGTTALLLGTYTAITFWQFRNSCEVSLGAGCYEVRDPLDISVIAVAGLGACLGFLWWNAAPAKIFMGDTGSLALGGLVAGLSFVTKTELLMIIIGFIFVMEVASVAIQIAVFQTTGKRVFRMAPIHHHFENGGWAETTVVVRFWLLAGIFNMLGAAIFYSDWLSQVGVFQ, via the coding sequence GTGATTCAACTTATTCTCAGTGGTGCAATTGCATTCCTTGTGAGTGTCTTTTTGACACCCGTGCTGATCCGTAAATTCTCAGCGGAAGGCCTGGGGCAGGAGATTCGCGAGGAGGGGCCGAAGAGCCACTTCCGCAAGCGCGGCACTCCGACGATGGGCGGCATCGCAATCATCGTCGGTGTTCTCGCCGGCTACTTTGTGTCCCACGTAGTCACGTTTATTCAGACCGGGGTGGGGCCGTCCGCGTCGGGCCTATTGGTGCTGTTTCTGATGCTCGCCATGGGCGGGCTGGGGTTCGCCGATGATTTCATCAAGCTTTATAAGGGGCGCAACCTCGGCCTGAACAAGACCGCTAAGCTGCTCGGCCAGCTGGCCGCGGCGCTGGTTTTCGGTATGCTGCTGCTGCAGTTTCCCGACGCAACAGGACTGACCCCGGGGTCCACGAACCTGTCTCTCACTCGCGACATCTCGATTCTGAATCTGGCACCGGGGCCGGTGTGGATCGGCATGATTGTGTTCCTGGTGTTCGTCTACATCGTCATCGCTGCGTGGACCAATGCTGTGAACTTGACTGATGGCCTCGACGGCCTGGCAGCAGGCACGACAGCACTGCTCCTCGGCACCTACACGGCGATCACCTTCTGGCAGTTCCGCAACTCCTGCGAGGTCTCGCTCGGCGCCGGATGCTACGAGGTTCGTGACCCGCTGGACATCTCCGTCATCGCCGTTGCAGGCCTGGGCGCATGTCTCGGTTTCCTGTGGTGGAACGCGGCCCCCGCAAAGATCTTCATGGGAGACACCGGCTCGCTGGCCCTCGGCGGCCTGGTCGCGGGTCTGTCCTTCGTCACCAAGACGGAGTTGCTGATGATCATCATCGGCTTCATCTTCGTGATGGAGGTCGCGTCCGTGGCCATTCAAATCGCGGTGTTCCAAACCACCGGCAAGCGTGTGTTCCGCATGGCACCCATTCATCACCACTTCGAGAATGGCGGTTGGGCAGAGACGACCGTCGTTGTCCGATTCTGGCTCTTGGCGGGAATCTTCAACATGCTCGGTGCGGCAATTTTCTACAGTGACTGGCTCTCTCAGGTAGGCGTATTTCAATGA
- a CDS encoding UDP-N-acetylmuramoyl-tripeptide--D-alanyl-D-alanine ligase produces the protein MINLTAQDVARIVGGELAHVDPSAQVYKPAEFDSRKVTEGSIFLALPGARVDGHDFIEQAVRAGATFALAARDVGQPSVVVKPLGKQESNADAFAHDPDGSGAAVLQALGKLARYVVDTLAQEKLNVVGVTGSAGKTSTKDMMASLMRVDGLTVAPKGSFNNEIGHPYTVLQCTEETKYLVAEMSARGVGHIAHLAQIAPPTIGAVLNVGTAHLGEFGSREVIAQAKGELVEALPAAIDGGIAVLNADDALVAAMAARTSAKVVYFSANPDNTDADYRASDIELDDMARASFTLRVPSGQELPVRLKVFGAHQVSNALAAVAVAVEAGIAPERAAAALNEHVAASERRMDVQELRSGAIVINDSYNANPDSMRAGIDALARAASGRRQASSWAVLGQMGELGDSAVDEHEALAEYLVEREIAHLVAVGDGTNVRALADKANDLGLNTFKVRDTDAAAKLVAEKMNPADVVLVKASYSDGMWRVADSLVALDRQQADGESEEEK, from the coding sequence ATGATTAACCTGACCGCGCAAGACGTCGCCCGCATCGTGGGTGGCGAGCTGGCGCATGTCGATCCCAGCGCTCAGGTGTACAAGCCCGCAGAATTCGACTCGCGAAAGGTAACTGAGGGGTCAATTTTCCTTGCGTTGCCGGGAGCTCGAGTCGATGGGCACGACTTCATCGAGCAGGCCGTGAGGGCAGGGGCGACGTTTGCTCTTGCCGCCCGCGATGTCGGACAACCTTCGGTCGTCGTAAAGCCCTTGGGTAAGCAGGAATCGAATGCGGACGCTTTTGCCCATGACCCCGACGGCTCTGGCGCAGCAGTGCTCCAGGCTTTGGGGAAGCTGGCGCGCTATGTGGTCGACACGCTGGCTCAGGAGAAACTGAACGTCGTTGGAGTCACGGGTTCTGCTGGAAAGACCTCCACGAAGGACATGATGGCATCGCTCATGCGCGTCGATGGTCTGACCGTTGCTCCGAAGGGTTCATTCAACAACGAGATCGGTCATCCCTACACGGTGCTACAGTGCACCGAGGAGACTAAGTACCTCGTTGCCGAGATGAGCGCGAGGGGAGTTGGGCACATCGCGCATCTCGCCCAGATTGCTCCGCCGACGATTGGTGCGGTTTTGAACGTGGGCACGGCCCACCTGGGAGAGTTTGGCTCGCGTGAGGTCATCGCACAGGCCAAGGGCGAGCTGGTCGAGGCGCTGCCGGCGGCAATCGACGGTGGCATCGCGGTTCTAAACGCCGACGATGCACTGGTTGCTGCAATGGCCGCACGTACCTCTGCGAAGGTCGTCTACTTCTCTGCGAATCCGGACAACACGGATGCCGATTACCGGGCAAGCGATATTGAACTCGACGATATGGCGCGCGCATCCTTCACCCTGCGTGTCCCCTCTGGCCAGGAACTGCCGGTGCGCCTGAAAGTCTTCGGTGCGCACCAGGTCTCGAATGCCCTGGCTGCCGTGGCCGTCGCGGTCGAAGCGGGCATCGCGCCCGAGCGCGCTGCTGCCGCGTTGAACGAGCACGTCGCAGCGTCGGAGCGGCGCATGGACGTCCAGGAGCTTCGCTCCGGCGCAATCGTTATCAACGATTCTTACAATGCCAACCCGGATTCCATGCGCGCCGGTATTGACGCGCTGGCCCGCGCAGCTAGCGGCCGTCGGCAAGCGAGCTCCTGGGCGGTGCTGGGGCAGATGGGCGAGCTGGGAGACTCGGCGGTGGACGAGCATGAGGCGCTGGCGGAGTACCTGGTTGAGCGGGAGATCGCTCACCTGGTTGCGGTGGGAGACGGCACAAATGTGCGTGCCCTCGCCGACAAAGCTAATGACTTGGGGTTAAATACTTTTAAGGTGCGGGATACTGACGCCGCGGCGAAACTCGTCGCGGAGAAGATGAATCCTGCGGATGTTGTATTGGTTAAGGCCTCGTATTCGGATGGTATGTGGCGGGTCGCGGACTCGCTCGTGGCGTTGGATCGACAGCAGGCAGACGGTGAAAGCGAAGAGGAAAAGTAA